TATCACTTTATCTCCTCCAATCAATTTCAAAATAATCATATAGTACGAGTCGTCTGGTTCTGCTGTGGACACTGATGGCACCTACTGTGCATAACAGTGACACTCAAAGTAAGCTTTATTTCATCTCCAGATTTGGAGTTGCTCAACTTCTTTTATCATTCACTTCGTATTACTTTTAAAGCCACTTGCTGCTACGACCTCAGCTCCGGTAGTTTCAAGCTAAAGCGATCTCGCTCACACCGTCGTTTCAACTTAGCGTGGTAATAAAAAAAGCCCCGTCGTAAAGGACGAGAGCATTACTTCGTGGTTCCACCTTTATTCATCAAATACTCGCATATTTGATCTCAACCAGTACAAGTTTCTAGCACTTATACTGAGCCATTGTAACGGTAGTACCCGGTCAACCTTATTGCTTTTGCATTCAGATTAACAGCTCTGTGACCATCTTCAATAACGCTTTGTTACGCAATTGCACCCCCCTTGCGCTCTCTAAAAACAAATCAATTATTTACTCTTCACTTCATCGCTTTTGTTTATTTAATTTACTTGTCTAGCATAGCTGATATTCCAAGGTAAGTCAATGAATCGCGTAATACTCGATTGTTATTATAGGTTATAGGCAATACCATTATTAGTATCCATCTTATAATTTTTCCTTATCGACTGTTATTTCGTGACTTTTATGATACAATGACGGTACAAATACATAAGAAAGAAGGTGGACGAATGAATATTAATATTCAATTGACTAAACTCCAACCGAGTCCCATCCGTTCATTTAATGACAAAATTAGCAATATTCAAGATTTAATTCCGTTAGCATTAGGCGAACCCGATTTTGCAACCCCTGAATTGATTAAGCAAGCAGGTATCGATGCCATCAATGCAGATTTAAATGGCTATACGCATTCCAGAGGCTTACTACCGTTACGTCAGGCAATTTCACGCTATGTAAAACGTAAATATCAATTAGATTACGTAGCTGATACTGAAATTATCGTATCCGCAGGTCCTACAGCTGCCTTATTTGCGACACTTATATCCCTACTCAATCCCGGAGACAAGGTCATTACGCCATCTCCAAACTATGTGATTTACACGACACAAGTACAATTAGCGCATGCTGAATTAATCGCTGTTGACGTTAGTGATACCAACTTTATTTTGACGCCAGAAGTCTTAGAAAATACTTTAAAGGCACATCCTCAAACTAAAGTAATTCTATTAAATCATCCATCGAATCCAACTGGTGTCACGTATACATTGGAACAATTAAATGCGTTAGTACCACTCATTGAACAATACGATTTATGGGTCATTTCTGATGAAATCTATGCTGAGTTAACGTATGACCAAAAACATGTGTCCTTTGCTAGTTTGTTACCTGAGCGCACATTATTAATCAATGGTCTATCCAAATCACATGCGATGACCGGTTGGCGCAGTGGGTTTATCGCTGGACCTGAAGCACTAATTAATCAAGTATTCAAAGTGCATCAAGCGATGGTAAATACACCAAATTCACAAATGCAGTATGCGAGTATTGTAGCCTATGACCAGGGTGATGAAGCTATTGAAGAGATGAAACAAGTCTATAAACAACGCCGCGACTACTTAATGGACGCATTTGCCCGATTAAATATTGAGACACTCAATCCACAAGGTGCCTTTTATTTATTTGTGAAAGTTCCTGATTGGTTTGACGGCGACGACGAAGCCTTTTGCTTAGCACTCGCTCACGAAGGCAAAGTTGGTGTCACTCCAGGCTCTGCATTTGGTATCGCCGGAAGACAATACTTTAGAATGAGTTATGCCGCCAGCATGGAACAACTGCAAGCTGCTATGGAGCGTATCGAAAATTTTGTACGCCAACATCACGTATAAACGAAAGGAATGAATTGAACCATGCCATTTGTCCACATTGAATTAGTTGAAGGACGCAGTCAAGAAGCAAAAGAAAAGATAGCCCAAGAAATTCGTGAAACTATCTCCAAACATGCCAATGCCCCAAAAGAAAATATTCATATTATTTTTCAAGATATGAAAAAAGAAAACTATTTCCGTCCTGAAAAAGAGTCAAAATAAACGAATACGGACTGGTCACGAAGCCAGCAGTTCTAACAAATCGTAGAGTAAAAATGTTGTTAAACCAGCATCTTTCCTATCAGCTGTTAAAATTTGCGGACTTTTTGCCCAGTCTTAATTTTCATTAGGTTACAAGTATTTTCACTGCTAAACGTGTACTTATCTTACGAACATAGGTTTAGGAGGGAAAATTGTCTCATGCTACTATTATTTTTCTCAGGTGCCATTTTAGCCTCTTTTTACACCCATATTTGCGAACACAACACCTTATTCCATTCAAAACATTCTCACTGTGACTTTTGTCATACCCCACTAAAGTGGAGACAGTTGATTCCTATTTTTTCGACCATTTATTACCGTAAAACACCTTGTTGTCAGCGACCATTATCCTATCATTATCTTCTGATTGAACTTTGGAGCAGTTGGTTGTTTTTGGGGATGTACCCTATTTTGTTAGCTGTCAGCACTACTCATGCGACACTCCTATTGACATTAGTCAGTGTTCTTCTATTACTCGCCATTTATGATGCGGTTTATATGGAGGTATCGTGGGTGATGTTATTGATTGTTTTTGTGTTGTCTGCTGGAATATATTATGTACAGCCGCAAAACTGGGTCTTTTCACTGTGCTTATGGCTTATACTCGAAGGGATTATTGTTATCAAACCACAATGGTTAGGCGGCGCTGACAGCAAATTATTGGCTAGCTTATCATTCACTTTACCGCTTCAAGCAGTACCAATATTACTAGCCGCCGCTTCCGCTACTGGCTTATTATGGATTGCCATTCGTAAAACAGCTGGGCGCTCCC
The genomic region above belongs to Aerococcaceae bacterium zg-1292 and contains:
- a CDS encoding aminotransferase class I/II-fold pyridoxal phosphate-dependent enzyme, which produces MNINIQLTKLQPSPIRSFNDKISNIQDLIPLALGEPDFATPELIKQAGIDAINADLNGYTHSRGLLPLRQAISRYVKRKYQLDYVADTEIIVSAGPTAALFATLISLLNPGDKVITPSPNYVIYTTQVQLAHAELIAVDVSDTNFILTPEVLENTLKAHPQTKVILLNHPSNPTGVTYTLEQLNALVPLIEQYDLWVISDEIYAELTYDQKHVSFASLLPERTLLINGLSKSHAMTGWRSGFIAGPEALINQVFKVHQAMVNTPNSQMQYASIVAYDQGDEAIEEMKQVYKQRRDYLMDAFARLNIETLNPQGAFYLFVKVPDWFDGDDEAFCLALAHEGKVGVTPGSAFGIAGRQYFRMSYAASMEQLQAAMERIENFVRQHHV
- a CDS encoding DUF1904 family protein → MPFVHIELVEGRSQEAKEKIAQEIRETISKHANAPKENIHIIFQDMKKENYFRPEKESK
- a CDS encoding prepilin peptidase, with translation MLLLFFSGAILASFYTHICEHNTLFHSKHSHCDFCHTPLKWRQLIPIFSTIYYRKTPCCQRPLSYHYLLIELWSSWLFLGMYPILLAVSTTHATLLLTLVSVLLLLAIYDAVYMEVSWVMLLIVFVLSAGIYYVQPQNWVFSLCLWLILEGIIVIKPQWLGGADSKLLASLSFTLPLQAVPILLAAASATGLLWIAIRKTAGRSPHNAIPFIPCIVTGYVLALLFA